From Vibrio aerogenes, a single genomic window includes:
- a CDS encoding M55 family metallopeptidase has protein sequence MNIFISADIEGIAGVVSPQQCRAGNTEYESARALMEQEVNAAIAGAFEGGATKVVVADSHGSMTNLRSANIDPRAELVQSKPRPFSMVEGIDNEPFGGLFCIGYHSAAGEKGVLAHTINGAGFYRVVVNGKPMAELDLYNASASENNTPLLLVSGDDQFQQWVETRYPGVSYCCVKRAVSTTAAQSLSPKDAQEKIRVAASNAVKNLTKTDNCLIQPPYILELSAVKPVMADVFALIPGVEQLDARTVTYTANDMKSLISLLCAFSYLATTQM, from the coding sequence ATGAATATTTTTATCTCAGCTGATATAGAAGGTATTGCCGGAGTCGTTTCACCTCAGCAATGCCGTGCCGGTAATACCGAATATGAATCAGCCAGAGCTCTGATGGAGCAGGAAGTTAACGCAGCTATAGCCGGCGCTTTTGAAGGTGGAGCAACTAAAGTTGTTGTGGCGGATAGCCATGGTTCGATGACGAATCTACGGTCAGCCAACATCGATCCACGAGCGGAATTGGTTCAGAGTAAACCCCGTCCTTTTTCTATGGTGGAAGGGATAGATAATGAACCATTTGGCGGGCTGTTTTGTATTGGTTATCACAGTGCCGCCGGAGAAAAAGGCGTGCTGGCTCATACTATAAATGGCGCAGGATTCTACCGGGTCGTCGTCAATGGAAAACCGATGGCAGAGCTTGATTTATACAATGCGTCGGCGTCGGAGAATAATACACCTTTGCTGTTGGTTTCCGGAGACGATCAGTTTCAGCAATGGGTTGAAACACGTTATCCGGGCGTTAGCTATTGCTGCGTTAAACGTGCGGTATCAACAACTGCAGCTCAGTCATTAAGCCCGAAAGACGCTCAGGAAAAAATTCGTGTAGCAGCGAGCAATGCAGTGAAAAATCTCACCAAAACAGATAATTGCCTGATTCAGCCTCCATATATTCTTGAACTTAGTGCTGTAAAACCGGTTATGGCAGATGTGTTTGCCTTGATTCCCGGTGTTGAGCAATTGGATGCCCGCACAGTAACGTATACGGCGAATGACATGAAGTCGCTGATCAGTCTTTTGTGTGCATTCTCTTATCTTGCTACGACTCAAATGTAA
- the leuA gene encoding 2-isopropylmalate synthase yields the protein MLDRPSEKYRAAPVIRFPQRTWPSRQLEKAPRWCSTDLRDGNQSLSNPMSIEKKLKLFNHIVECGFREIEVAFPSASQTDFDFVRCLIEDRLIPDDVTIQVITQSRRDLIERTIESLKGASKAIVHLYNATAPSFRDLVFSQDKQATLALAVDGAKQIKTLCEKHPETVWTLEYSPETFNFTEAAFALEICEAVASVWQPEETRPLIINLPTTVECNTPNVFADQIEHFIRHFHSPGHVTISIHPHNDRGTGVASAELAMLAGATRVEGCLFGNGERTGNVDLVTLALNLYSQGIDPTLRFPDIRRTVELVEQCNELPVHPRHPYAGRLVFTAFSGSHQDAIKKGFSAYDATLKQHWNIPYLPIDPMDLGCNYEEVIRVNSQSGKSGAAWLLQENHGLRLPKMLQADLSQKVKVHTDRSGCEISLSELWQLFRQSYGLVKNPVLSLQHYHSQPTAQGQHIEVRMRHNGKDIVCTGAGNGMMSALLSGLTEQFGLHVNIIDYHEHTLGSQTRSKAAGYVQLQPAMSNASVFGVAIEEDATKASLQALLNAYAHLVQTHVTF from the coding sequence ATGTTAGACAGACCATCAGAGAAATACCGGGCTGCCCCCGTTATCCGTTTTCCGCAGAGAACCTGGCCATCAAGGCAATTGGAGAAAGCCCCGCGCTGGTGTTCCACCGATTTACGGGATGGGAACCAGTCTTTATCGAATCCGATGAGTATTGAGAAGAAACTGAAACTTTTCAACCACATCGTTGAGTGTGGGTTCAGGGAGATTGAAGTTGCATTTCCATCAGCATCACAAACCGATTTTGATTTTGTCCGGTGTTTGATTGAGGACAGGTTGATTCCTGATGATGTGACGATTCAGGTGATTACACAGTCCAGACGCGACTTGATTGAGCGAACGATTGAGAGCCTGAAAGGTGCTTCTAAGGCGATTGTTCATTTGTACAATGCGACGGCGCCGTCATTCAGAGATCTTGTGTTTTCTCAGGACAAACAGGCGACTCTGGCGCTGGCTGTTGATGGGGCTAAACAGATCAAAACGTTATGTGAAAAGCATCCTGAAACGGTGTGGACGCTTGAGTATTCACCAGAAACGTTCAATTTTACTGAAGCAGCGTTTGCACTTGAAATCTGTGAAGCCGTCGCGTCTGTATGGCAGCCGGAGGAAACAAGGCCGCTGATTATCAATCTGCCAACCACCGTTGAATGTAACACCCCCAATGTTTTTGCTGATCAGATCGAACATTTTATTCGTCACTTTCATTCACCCGGGCACGTGACTATCAGCATTCATCCGCATAATGATCGGGGAACTGGGGTCGCCAGTGCCGAACTTGCCATGTTAGCAGGCGCAACACGGGTCGAAGGCTGCTTATTCGGTAATGGTGAGCGTACCGGGAATGTTGATTTGGTCACGCTCGCATTAAACCTTTATTCACAGGGAATTGATCCCACATTGCGTTTTCCCGATATCCGGCGCACGGTTGAACTCGTTGAACAGTGCAATGAACTCCCGGTACATCCGCGTCATCCATATGCAGGAAGGCTGGTGTTTACTGCCTTTTCCGGTTCGCATCAAGATGCGATCAAAAAAGGATTCTCTGCGTATGATGCGACGTTGAAGCAACACTGGAATATCCCTTATCTGCCAATCGATCCTATGGATTTAGGCTGTAATTATGAAGAAGTGATCCGGGTCAACAGTCAGTCAGGCAAGAGTGGTGCGGCATGGCTACTCCAGGAAAACCACGGATTGAGGCTGCCTAAAATGCTTCAGGCTGATTTAAGTCAAAAAGTGAAAGTCCATACTGATCGATCGGGGTGTGAAATTTCCCTGTCAGAATTATGGCAATTATTCAGGCAATCTTATGGTTTGGTGAAAAACCCCGTCTTGAGTTTGCAGCACTATCACAGCCAGCCAACAGCGCAGGGTCAACACATTGAAGTCCGGATGCGTCACAACGGCAAAGACATTGTATGCACCGGTGCGGGGAACGGCATGATGTCTGCCTTGCTCAGCGGGTTAACGGAACAATTTGGTCTTCACGTCAATATTATCGATTACCACGAACATACGCTGGGGTCGCAAACACGGAGTAAAGCGGCGGGTTATGTACAGCTACAGCCTGCGATGTCTAATGCTAGTGTTTTTGGTGTCGCGATTGAAGAAGATGCAACCAAAGCTTCTTTGCAGGCATTGCTGAATGCTTATGCTCATCTCGTACAGACTCACGTGACGTTTTAA
- a CDS encoding type II toxin-antitoxin system RelE/ParE family toxin, with the protein MRIFKTRAFHKWAIKTGLNDLALLTAVHEIEYGLVDADLGGHVIKKRVSLAQRGKRSGARTVLVYQAHHQAFFIYGFAKNARSNILPDELKALKQLAIELLNYSEHALGLAIEHGALIEVEDDE; encoded by the coding sequence ATGAGGATATTCAAAACCAGAGCTTTTCACAAATGGGCAATCAAAACCGGACTCAATGATCTGGCGCTATTGACGGCAGTCCATGAGATTGAATATGGTCTTGTCGATGCTGATTTGGGCGGGCATGTGATTAAAAAGCGTGTCTCGCTTGCTCAACGAGGAAAGCGTAGTGGCGCCAGAACTGTTTTGGTGTATCAAGCTCATCATCAGGCATTTTTTATCTATGGTTTTGCCAAAAATGCCCGCTCGAATATTCTTCCTGATGAGTTAAAAGCGCTAAAGCAATTAGCCATTGAGCTCCTGAACTATTCTGAACACGCTCTAGGCCTTGCTATTGAGCATGGCGCGTTAATTGAGGTTGAAGATGATGAATAA
- a CDS encoding isoaspartyl peptidase/L-asparaginase family protein has translation MPNEYAIVIHGGAGAMSKGKLTPAQESEIKSVLKSIVEEGLAALKAEADALDVVQKAVNRLEDSIWFNAGKGAVFNHQGNHELDASIMCGKNLEAGAVSGIRFSPNPIDVAREVMMNSPHVYLGGEGAEQFARVQGLPQVENDYFSTDLRYQQLQSAIKAQAVILEPTDHDYKYGTVGAVAFDKHGNLAAATSTGGITNKQYGRIGDSPVIGAGTYANNQTCAVSATGHGEHFLRHVVAHNISSRMMLANESLEQATHHVVFKDLPSTGGSGGVIAVDHKGNISLPFNTEGMYRGWGGSNQPAQSKIYE, from the coding sequence ATGCCAAATGAATATGCCATCGTGATTCATGGTGGGGCTGGTGCAATGTCTAAAGGAAAGCTAACTCCGGCTCAGGAATCAGAAATTAAATCAGTATTAAAAAGCATCGTTGAAGAAGGGTTAGCAGCTCTGAAGGCTGAGGCTGATGCGCTTGATGTTGTCCAAAAAGCGGTAAATCGTCTTGAAGACAGTATATGGTTTAATGCAGGAAAAGGTGCAGTATTCAATCATCAGGGCAATCATGAACTTGATGCATCTATTATGTGCGGTAAAAATCTGGAAGCCGGAGCGGTTTCGGGTATTCGTTTTAGTCCTAACCCAATCGATGTTGCCCGTGAGGTAATGATGAATTCACCTCATGTGTATTTAGGCGGAGAAGGTGCAGAGCAGTTTGCCCGGGTACAAGGGCTACCACAGGTTGAAAATGATTATTTTTCGACGGATTTGCGTTACCAGCAGTTACAGTCTGCGATAAAAGCACAAGCGGTTATTCTTGAACCCACAGATCATGACTACAAGTATGGGACTGTAGGTGCTGTTGCGTTTGATAAGCATGGCAATCTGGCCGCTGCAACATCAACAGGGGGCATTACAAATAAGCAGTATGGTCGTATTGGTGATTCACCAGTCATTGGTGCAGGTACCTATGCCAACAATCAAACTTGTGCAGTTTCTGCTACTGGCCATGGCGAGCATTTTTTACGTCATGTCGTTGCTCACAACATTTCATCCCGAATGATGCTGGCAAACGAGAGCCTGGAGCAGGCAACTCATCATGTTGTGTTTAAAGACTTACCAAGTACTGGTGGTAGCGGCGGTGTCATCGCTGTTGATCATAAAGGCAACATCAGTCTTCCGTTTAATACTGAAGGTATGTATCGAGGCTGGGGAGGATCAAACCAACCAGCTCAGTCGAAGATCTATGAATAA
- a CDS encoding ABC transporter permease subunit, translating into MEVTLEVSSQGPIRSPWRDFWQRFRRNPMALVSGIFVLALVLVAIFAPWLSPYDPMISDWMALSAAPSWQHLMGTDDLGRDILSRIIYGARISMYVGVVSVTLGMVVGIVSGLIAGYYGGKADMFIMRGADVLFAFPGMLLAIAVVAILGTGLNNVIIAVAVFSVPVFARIVRASTLSIKQTPYIDAVKCVGAADKLILFRHVLPGTLSSVIVYFTMRIGTSILTAASLSFIGLGPEPDVPEWGNILAMGRNMMMAGVWHVSVFPGLAIFLAVLAFNLLGDALRDTLDPKLKS; encoded by the coding sequence ATGGAAGTGACATTAGAAGTAAGCAGTCAGGGTCCAATTCGCTCTCCGTGGCGTGATTTCTGGCAGCGTTTTAGACGCAACCCAATGGCGTTGGTGTCAGGTATTTTTGTACTGGCTTTGGTCCTTGTAGCGATTTTTGCTCCGTGGTTATCGCCTTATGATCCTATGATATCTGACTGGATGGCACTTTCTGCTGCTCCGAGTTGGCAACATCTTATGGGAACTGATGATCTGGGGCGTGATATTTTAAGCCGGATTATTTACGGTGCGCGAATATCCATGTATGTCGGTGTTGTATCGGTAACTCTGGGCATGGTCGTTGGTATCGTATCAGGACTTATCGCCGGATATTACGGCGGCAAAGCTGACATGTTTATCATGCGTGGTGCGGACGTTCTGTTTGCATTTCCGGGGATGCTACTGGCAATTGCTGTGGTGGCGATTCTTGGTACAGGCCTGAATAACGTTATTATTGCTGTTGCTGTTTTCAGTGTACCGGTGTTTGCCCGGATAGTGCGTGCGTCCACCCTGTCTATTAAACAAACGCCTTATATAGACGCTGTAAAATGTGTGGGTGCGGCGGATAAATTAATCTTATTCCGTCATGTTCTCCCGGGTACGTTGTCCAGTGTAATTGTCTATTTCACCATGCGGATAGGGACGAGTATATTGACTGCGGCTAGTTTGAGCTTTATTGGTCTTGGCCCTGAACCTGATGTTCCTGAGTGGGGTAATATTCTGGCAATGGGACGCAATATGATGATGGCAGGGGTTTGGCATGTGAGTGTTTTTCCTGGCCTGGCAATTTTCCTGGCAGTATTAGCGTTTAATTTACTCGGTGATGCATTGCGCGATACCTTAGACCCGAAGCTTAAATCTTAG
- a CDS encoding GNAT family N-acetyltransferase yields the protein MLDYMLHTFSFLPYPPQVLKDNLETFLSEHLAYCDDPDFSARFPFEQTGLDQSFFLQKVIHTDGEAYLTGPRYLGGDINQPFIELLASTAPVTAEAARQIFDRWQPLQAKEIRILRRPGANLPGVTDQLIYIGEIPQTPDEPSLNKPFLNKQDNNVRLRTAQSADLDWCQQAIETSYQETFRQLPQLKGQLEPTEGTALKDAITHASAWIIEEEGIPAGLIICAPDAYAFIGGYCITGEIILPQFRGRNLAAKAQRQLSRQRLTHPENHLLIGTIARDNIPSRRSAEKAGRKALLEYAFMRPEDFA from the coding sequence ATGCTTGACTACATGCTGCACACTTTCTCATTTCTGCCCTACCCACCACAAGTACTGAAAGATAATCTGGAAACGTTTTTATCAGAACATCTGGCATACTGTGATGATCCTGATTTTTCGGCACGCTTCCCTTTTGAGCAAACAGGTCTTGACCAGTCCTTCTTTCTGCAAAAAGTCATACATACCGATGGAGAAGCCTATCTGACCGGCCCGCGTTATCTGGGTGGTGATATCAACCAACCTTTTATTGAGCTGCTTGCATCCACGGCCCCGGTCACCGCCGAAGCAGCCCGGCAAATTTTCGACCGCTGGCAACCTCTTCAGGCGAAAGAAATCCGGATACTGCGTCGTCCCGGAGCCAACCTGCCGGGCGTAACCGATCAGCTGATTTATATTGGTGAGATTCCCCAAACCCCGGATGAACCGTCCCTGAATAAACCATTCCTGAATAAACAAGACAACAACGTCCGTCTCAGAACCGCGCAATCCGCTGATCTGGACTGGTGCCAGCAAGCGATTGAAACCTCTTATCAGGAAACATTCCGCCAACTGCCACAATTAAAAGGCCAATTAGAACCCACAGAAGGTACAGCGCTCAAAGACGCCATCACCCACGCCAGTGCGTGGATCATTGAAGAAGAAGGCATACCTGCGGGTCTGATCATCTGCGCTCCGGATGCCTATGCATTTATTGGCGGCTATTGCATCACCGGGGAAATTATTCTGCCGCAATTCAGGGGCAGGAATCTGGCGGCCAAAGCACAGCGACAGCTCTCCCGTCAGAGATTAACCCACCCCGAAAATCACTTACTGATCGGCACGATCGCCAGAGATAACATCCCATCCAGACGCAGCGCAGAAAAAGCCGGACGCAAGGCATTACTGGAATATGCGTTTATGCGGCCGGAAGATTTTGCATGA
- a CDS encoding helix-turn-helix domain-containing protein, with protein MMNKSILETVHHTAHDLHSAGVMKDTTMREFDTLCLPLVKTFSAKEIKAIRTQNRASQGVFAAYLNISKSTVQKWEQGQKKPNGPSLKLLNLVADKGLGVLA; from the coding sequence ATGATGAATAAATCTATCTTAGAAACTGTGCATCATACTGCGCATGATCTACATTCAGCAGGTGTCATGAAAGACACGACGATGCGGGAATTCGATACCCTTTGCCTGCCGCTGGTTAAAACGTTTTCTGCTAAAGAAATCAAAGCAATTCGTACCCAAAACCGTGCCAGTCAAGGTGTTTTTGCTGCCTATCTGAATATCAGCAAATCCACCGTGCAGAAATGGGAACAAGGTCAGAAGAAACCGAATGGTCCATCGTTGAAATTGTTAAATCTGGTGGCGGATAAGGGATTAGGTGTACTAGCGTAA
- a CDS encoding ABC-F family ATPase, with amino-acid sequence MLSTANITMQFGDKPLFENISVKFGQGNRYGLIGANGCGKSTLMKILGGELEQSSGTVSYDPNERIAKLGQDQFAFEDYSVIDTVIMGHKELWKVKEERDRIYALPEMSDEDGMRVGDLETEFAEMDGYSAEARAGELLLGLGIPEAQHFGLMSEIAPGLKLRVLLAQVLFAEPDIMFLDEPTNNLDMHTISWLEQTLLARDCTMIIISHDRHFLNTVCTHMADLDYGELRLFTGNYDEYMCAAEQARERLLADNAKKKAQIAELQTFVSRFSANASKAKQATSRQKQLDKIQLDEVKPSSRQSPFIRFDQEKELFRNALEVTGLTQGYDENILFKDVDLMVEVGERIAIIGENGIGKTTLLNTLAGVMTPKAGEIKWSENNNIGYYAQDHAHEFSEEMNLMDWMGQWKQEGDDEQVVRGILGRMLFSQNDIKKSVKVISGGEQGRMLFGKLIMQKPNILLMDEPTNHMDMESIEALNLALENYKGTLLFVSHDRQFVSSIATRIIEITKQGVNDFHGTYDEYLAKQGLIG; translated from the coding sequence GTGTTATCAACTGCTAATATCACAATGCAATTTGGCGATAAGCCATTATTTGAAAATATCTCTGTCAAATTCGGTCAGGGAAACCGCTACGGTTTAATCGGTGCGAATGGCTGTGGTAAGTCTACGCTGATGAAAATTCTTGGTGGGGAACTGGAACAGTCTTCGGGTACGGTTTCATACGATCCGAATGAACGGATTGCCAAATTAGGTCAGGATCAATTTGCGTTTGAAGACTATTCGGTGATTGATACGGTCATCATGGGACATAAAGAGTTATGGAAAGTAAAAGAAGAGCGTGACCGCATTTATGCGCTGCCGGAAATGTCTGATGAAGACGGCATGCGCGTTGGCGATCTGGAAACCGAATTCGCCGAGATGGATGGTTATTCCGCTGAAGCGCGTGCCGGGGAACTGTTGCTGGGTCTGGGCATTCCGGAAGCGCAGCATTTCGGCCTGATGAGTGAAATTGCGCCCGGCCTGAAACTTAGGGTGTTGCTGGCACAGGTACTGTTTGCTGAACCGGACATTATGTTTCTTGACGAACCGACCAACAACCTGGACATGCATACCATCAGCTGGCTGGAGCAAACGCTGCTGGCGCGGGACTGCACCATGATTATCATCTCGCACGACCGTCATTTCCTGAATACGGTTTGTACCCATATGGCGGATCTGGATTACGGGGAACTGCGTTTGTTTACCGGTAACTACGATGAATATATGTGTGCCGCAGAACAGGCGCGTGAGCGTTTGCTCGCAGATAATGCGAAGAAAAAGGCACAGATTGCAGAGCTGCAAACCTTTGTCAGCCGTTTCTCTGCGAACGCATCGAAGGCAAAACAGGCCACTTCCCGCCAGAAGCAGCTGGACAAAATTCAGTTGGATGAAGTGAAACCTTCCAGCCGTCAGTCGCCGTTTATCCGTTTCGATCAGGAAAAAGAACTGTTCCGTAATGCACTGGAAGTGACCGGGCTGACGCAAGGTTACGACGAGAATATCCTGTTTAAAGACGTTGATCTGATGGTGGAAGTCGGTGAGCGGATTGCGATTATCGGTGAAAACGGGATCGGTAAAACGACGCTGCTGAATACGCTTGCGGGCGTGATGACTCCCAAAGCCGGTGAGATCAAATGGTCTGAGAACAACAACATCGGCTACTATGCGCAGGACCATGCTCACGAGTTCAGTGAAGAGATGAACCTGATGGACTGGATGGGACAGTGGAAGCAGGAAGGCGATGACGAGCAGGTCGTGCGTGGCATTCTTGGCCGGATGTTATTCTCACAGAATGATATTAAGAAATCCGTCAAAGTGATTTCCGGGGGAGAGCAGGGACGAATGCTGTTTGGTAAGCTGATCATGCAAAAGCCAAATATTCTGCTGATGGATGAGCCAACCAACCACATGGATATGGAGTCGATCGAAGCCCTGAACCTGGCGCTGGAGAACTACAAAGGCACACTGCTGTTTGTTTCCCATGACCGTCAGTTCGTGTCATCCATTGCGACGCGTATCATCGAGATCACCAAACAGGGTGTGAATGATTTCCACGGCACTTATGATGAGTATCTGGCAAAGCAGGGATTAATCGGATAA
- a CDS encoding DmpA family aminopeptidase → MNSLQQRIQLVINRWKEEGTIGYRFFPSGNNNSISDVGGVTVGHSTLDSGECQTGVTVIQPVQDNIYQSPVPCGCAVLNGFAKPVGLVQIEELGVLETPIVLTNTLCVGRAFSGTVQYMIEQNPDIGRSLPTVNPLVLECNDGYLNDIQALAVSENLVIDTLRNTGVKFERGSVGAGRGMSCFALKGGIGTSSCYVSELNATVGVLVLANFGALSALRLEGLPFGDIIETHLKTDSEQEDKGSIIILMATDASLDGRQLKRIAKRAGAGLGRLGSYWGHGSGDIAVAFSTSGEDKKLRDSELELLLRAAAEGTETAVLDALLQATQVTGFQDHTRYALSDILQDLYEHNGVN, encoded by the coding sequence ATGAATAGTTTACAACAAAGAATACAGTTAGTTATCAATCGTTGGAAAGAAGAGGGGACGATTGGGTACCGTTTCTTCCCTTCCGGAAACAATAATAGTATTAGTGATGTCGGCGGTGTAACCGTCGGCCATTCCACCTTAGATTCTGGTGAATGTCAGACTGGTGTGACAGTCATTCAACCGGTACAGGATAATATTTACCAGAGTCCGGTTCCCTGTGGTTGTGCTGTATTAAATGGTTTTGCTAAACCAGTCGGACTGGTTCAGATTGAAGAGCTGGGTGTACTGGAAACCCCAATAGTACTGACGAACACTTTGTGTGTTGGCAGGGCATTCAGTGGCACTGTCCAATATATGATTGAGCAGAACCCGGATATTGGTCGTTCATTACCTACGGTAAACCCTTTGGTTCTTGAGTGTAATGATGGATATCTGAATGATATTCAGGCGCTGGCGGTTAGCGAAAATCTGGTTATTGATACATTACGTAATACTGGCGTTAAGTTTGAAAGAGGAAGTGTTGGTGCCGGACGTGGCATGAGTTGCTTTGCACTCAAAGGTGGCATAGGCACCAGCTCTTGTTATGTCTCTGAGCTCAATGCGACTGTGGGTGTGTTGGTGCTCGCTAATTTTGGTGCGTTAAGTGCATTACGTCTCGAAGGCCTGCCATTTGGCGATATTATTGAAACTCACCTGAAGACAGATTCAGAGCAAGAAGATAAAGGTTCCATCATTATTTTAATGGCGACCGATGCGTCTTTAGATGGGCGTCAATTGAAGCGGATAGCTAAGCGTGCGGGAGCAGGTTTGGGAAGATTAGGTAGCTATTGGGGGCATGGTTCTGGAGATATTGCAGTCGCATTTTCGACCTCCGGAGAAGATAAGAAGCTTCGTGATAGTGAGTTAGAACTTTTGTTACGGGCTGCGGCTGAAGGAACCGAAACTGCAGTACTGGACGCATTGCTGCAGGCGACGCAGGTGACAGGATTTCAGGATCACACTCGTTATGCTTTATCTGACATTCTTCAAGACCTCTATGAACATAACGGTGTTAACTAA
- a CDS encoding AraC family transcriptional regulator, whose product MKQTHINLENKRIIWMCLVEQIDKGMDGLSGLRNQISGSANDLEWYRYPAKPHLSSGELRISSLHSFFIQSVVSGFTRIFMKFCDETLSPPILAYAHNYSHGEVEPPHTHQCAQFLHALNGVIRVDTPSASWVVTTNQGLWIPAGISHSLRITGDVRVRTLFVDPMARADLPNTCVLAKVSSLLTSLIVAAVSLPDIRIAGTREERIFELILDELRLLNPIDFYLPNPTTEALVKLCQNVSERLAHPWTASDAAKFLGQSERTISRRFQQELGLTFTEWLRQRRLLHASELLASGDSVLETALAIGYDSPSAFSAMFKSRTGLSPSEYALMAMPSDLS is encoded by the coding sequence ATGAAACAAACTCATATCAATCTGGAAAATAAACGGATCATCTGGATGTGTCTGGTGGAGCAAATAGACAAGGGCATGGATGGCTTGAGCGGTTTGCGGAACCAGATATCCGGATCAGCAAATGACTTAGAATGGTATCGGTACCCGGCGAAACCCCACCTTTCTTCTGGTGAATTGCGGATAAGTTCGCTACATTCATTTTTCATTCAGTCTGTCGTGTCAGGATTTACCCGGATATTTATGAAATTTTGTGATGAAACCCTGAGCCCCCCGATACTTGCGTATGCACACAATTATTCCCATGGGGAGGTTGAACCACCTCATACGCATCAGTGCGCTCAGTTCTTACATGCGCTGAACGGTGTGATTCGGGTCGATACGCCATCAGCGTCGTGGGTTGTGACAACGAATCAGGGGCTGTGGATACCTGCCGGCATTTCACACAGTCTACGAATCACAGGCGACGTGCGGGTGCGGACGCTTTTTGTTGATCCCATGGCCAGAGCCGATCTTCCTAATACTTGTGTGTTAGCGAAAGTTTCATCGTTGCTGACCAGTTTAATTGTGGCGGCCGTCTCGCTGCCGGATATCCGGATTGCGGGAACACGGGAAGAACGTATCTTCGAACTGATACTGGATGAACTACGTTTATTAAACCCGATTGATTTTTATCTGCCCAACCCAACAACAGAGGCATTGGTTAAGCTCTGTCAAAACGTCTCTGAGCGTCTTGCACACCCGTGGACCGCTTCTGATGCTGCCAAATTTTTAGGTCAAAGTGAGAGAACCATATCCCGGCGCTTTCAGCAAGAACTGGGCCTGACGTTTACAGAATGGCTGCGCCAGAGAAGGCTCCTCCACGCTTCTGAGCTTTTAGCCAGCGGAGATAGCGTTTTAGAGACCGCATTAGCGATTGGATATGACAGCCCCAGCGCATTTAGCGCGATGTTTAAAAGCCGGACCGGGCTGTCTCCGAGTGAATATGCGCTGATGGCAATGCCATCCGATCTCAGTTAA
- a CDS encoding NIPSNAP family protein, with translation MVTCYVKYIIDPKKMAEFEAYAKMWMPLVEKFGGQHLGYFLPSEGANNVALALFTFESLAAYEQYRQDSFADKDCQAAFQYAEETDCIVSYERSFFRPVI, from the coding sequence ATGGTCACATGCTATGTAAAATACATCATTGATCCAAAGAAAATGGCTGAGTTTGAAGCCTATGCAAAGATGTGGATGCCACTGGTAGAGAAATTCGGCGGCCAACACCTTGGCTACTTTCTGCCTTCAGAAGGCGCAAACAATGTCGCTCTGGCTTTATTTACCTTTGAATCTCTGGCAGCTTACGAACAATACCGGCAGGATTCATTCGCCGATAAAGACTGTCAGGCGGCTTTTCAGTATGCCGAAGAAACCGATTGTATCGTCAGCTACGAGCGGAGTTTCTTCCGCCCTGTCATATGA